A region from the Hippoglossus hippoglossus isolate fHipHip1 chromosome 16, fHipHip1.pri, whole genome shotgun sequence genome encodes:
- the si:dkey-17m8.1 gene encoding C-Jun-amino-terminal kinase-interacting protein 4 isoform X1, with the protein MEYTDRVLCGTGEVELDPNIVSEEAGKLYSELQTVIETHGEGVVATLVPIFVWVLEGLASCKAQLRDREEEAEREKAEREELLERYQAEKALRKGSQERYLELDDQIEQERRAMKGREKGRERRERELEKKARQQADQLVALEEQKANLSRELSSLRHSHNKLALQCRELLEKRKDSERDSPFRNHLRSKNAESPSPQVLSESSVNEKMIQRPYSHSGPPHLEDLVAKEDKAIDIAAKSTADQFINDIISSTPELAQFHGRVDARPNDEEPPRNESESSLEEEMKGVEEVEEEEEVGEEEEEGKGDKEHIEEEGDMHGKDKEEEEEVEEEDSMEWELRNNDSVFSELSELSRDYVESVDRGASVRGSADQFEEILSQYEELKVTYELVDAARRALISRVVELTDDRSALKLELTSLQETVSRLEGRVKEKDDEAKRLRKELESCQPEDPDASSRYFSRAEMARVVMEKNQYKQRLFDLQEAVRLSQTVRATKGVRLTEDRSVWRRFNILFGLSKETLIPPPASVILSPASPSVARSPVRSLQLPAVTQAESASPAALSPRARRKELYREIRTHIWGTLGRRQIHGWSTPLANTQEPHEPAPEPKDVPVLVQLRLLDQRDSTAKLNCAVSVTPEVSGEATCSVWVVSGPASSSDITVIDPAHSNTVLDKFSLPPTAPALCICAVPPIGGTAGTVWIGTQEGSILVHSASVGKRDCLQTVFLSEGVYSLTYSQGQVVAGLADGSLAFFSHGSGGWNLQSHSVVPLGSNPMQPIRCCLAKDGRLWAGYWNRVHVVDIDQKKVEKTFSVSERSEQQVRFLCAGGSGVWASCRLDSILRLFDWFTGRLLQEVDFSALATKTLGQHFLTLSPLQISSLSVISGRLWVGTGGGAIFSIPLSITSAAVSIPYCSIASAQLCYHGHRQAVRFIIAAPGCLMTSPGSSTVTTSQLVLSGGEGYINFRIGDDVNDTSDESTQTTPQRSDRSQMIIWQNTTPSVPSPSL; encoded by the exons ATGGAGTACACTGACCGAGTGCTGTGTGGGACAGGGGAGGTGGAGCTAGACCCCAACATTGTCAGTGAAGAGGCTGGAAAACTGTATTCAGAACTACAG ACCGTTATCGAGACCCATGGTGAAGGTGTGGTGGCGACGCTGGTGCCCATTTTTGTGTGGGTGCTGGAGGGGCTGGCCAGCTGTAAAGCCCAGCTGAGAGAccgggaggaggaggcggagagggagaaagctgagcgagaggagctgctggagagatACCAAGCAGAGAAAGCACTAAGGAAAGGAAGTCAAGAG aGGTATCTGGAGCTGGATGACCAAAtcgagcaggagaggagagccatgaaggggagggagaaggggagagaacgacgagagagagagctagagaAGAAAGCAAGACAGCAAGCCGATCAGT TGGTGGCCTTGGAGGAGCAGAAAGCAAATCTAAGTAGAGAGCTGAGCTCACTGAGACATTCTCACAACAAG TTGGCTCTCCAGTGTCGGGAGCTTCTGGAAAAGAGAAAGGATTCTGAGCGGGATTCTCCTTTCAG GAATCACTTGCGTTCCAAGAATGCTGAATCTCCATCCCCTCAAGTTTTGTCAGAATCCAGTGTAAATGAAAAG ATGATTCAAAGACCATATTCACACTCTGGTCCCCCCCATCTGGAGGACCTCGTCGCCAAGGAGGACAAGGCGATAGACATTGCAGCGAAGTCCACCGCGGATCAGTTTATCAATGACATCATAAGCTCCACTCCTGAGCTGGCCCAGTTTCACGGCCGTGTGGATGCAAG ACCTAACGATGAGGAGCCACCAAGAAATGAGTCAGAGAGCAGcttggaggaagagatgaagggggtggaggaggtggaggaggaggaggaggtgggggaggaggaggaagagggtaAGGGAGACAAGGAACACATAGAAGAAGAGGGGGACATGCATGGAAAAgataaggaggaggaagaggaggtggaggaagaagatAGTATGGAGTGGGAGCTTCGCAACAACgactctgtgttttctgaactgTCGGAGCTGAGTCGGGATTATGTGGAGAGTGTGGACCGTGGGGCCAGTGTCAGAG GCAGTGCGGACCAGTTTGAGGAGATTCTGTCTCAGTATGAGGAACTGAAAGTCACCTA CGAGTTGGTAGATGCTGCCCGCAGAGCTCTGATATCTCGGGTAGTGGAGCTGACTGATGACCGTTCAGCTCTTAAACTGGAACTCACCTCTCTTCAGGAAACAGTCTCTCGATTAGAGGGGCGGGTGAAGGAGAAGGATGACGAAGCCAAGAG ACTTCGTAAAGAACTGGAATCATGTCAACCGGAGGATCCTGAC GCCTCTTCGCGTTACTTCTCTCGTGCTGAAATGGCTCGTGTTGTTATGGAGAAGAACCAGTATAAGCAGCGTCTGTTTGACCTGCAGGAGGCAGTGAGACTTAGTCAGACAGTCAG agcAACAAAGGGAGTGAGGTTAACAGAGGACAGGAGTGTTTGGAGAAG GTTCAACATCTTGTTCGGCCTGTCAAAGGAAACCTTAATCCCACCTCCTGCGTCCGTAATCCTCTCGCCAGCTTCCCCATCAGTCGCCCGCTCTCCTGTGAGGTCCCTGCAGCTACCGGCTGTCACTCAGGCTGA GTCTGCTTCTCCAGCTGCTCTCTCACCTCGTGCCAGGAGGAAGGAGCTCTACAGAGAAATCCGCACGCACATTTGGGGAACTCTGGGAAGACGGCAGATACATGGCTGGAGCACACCACTGGCAAACACTCAG GAACCCCATGAACCTGCCCCAGAGCCTAAAGATGTGCCGGTTCTAGTGCAGCTCAGGTTGTTGGATCAAAGAGACTCCACTGCTAAG TTGAACTGTGCGGTTTCAGTCACACCTGAAGTCTCCGGAGAGGCCACT TGTTCTGTATGGGTAGTTTCTGGTCCTGCCTCCAGCAGTGATATTACAGTGATTGATCCAGCACACTCCAACACAGTACTGGATAAGTTCAGCCTCCCTCCCACTGCTCCTGCACTCTGCATCTGTGCTGTGCCTCCCATAG GTGGCACGGCAGGAACTGTGTGGATTGGAACTCAGGAAGGAAG taTACTGGTTCATTCGGCCTCTGTTGGCAAGAGGGACTGTCTGCAGACTGTTTTCCTGTCAGAGGGTGTTTATTCACTTAC GTATTCCCAGGGTCAAGTCGTAGCTGGTTTAGCTGACGGGTCCTTAGCGTTTTTCTCACACGGCTCAG gtggcTGGAATCTGCAGTCGCACTCAGTGGTGCCGCTTGGATCAAACCCAATGCAGCCTATTCGCTGCTGTCTTGCAAAAGATGGCCGCTTGTGGGCGGGATACTGGAACAGAGTCCATGTGGTTGACATTGACCAAAAGAAGGTTGAG AAAACGTTCTCAGTGTCTGAGCGCAGCGAGCAGCAGGTTCGTTTCCTGTGTGCCGGTGGAAGTGGTGTTTGGGCCTCATGTCGACTTGATTCAATCCTCAGGCTGTTTGACTGGTTCACTGGACGGCTGCTACAGGAAGTGGATTTTTCCGCTTTGGCCACTAAAACATTAG GCCAACACTTCCTCACACTCTCACCTCTGCAaatctcatctctctctgttaTCTCTGGTCGTCTGTGGGTGGGCACCGGAGGTGGAGCCATTTTCTCCATCCCATTATCCATAA CATCGGCAGCTGTTTCCATTCCATATTGCTCCATTGCATCAGCCCAGCTGTGTTACCATGGACACAGACAAGCTGTCAGATTCATCATTGCTGCGCCTG GTTGTTTGATGACCTCTCCTGGCAGCAGCACTGTTACTACCTCTCAGTTGGTCCTCAGTGGAGGAGAGGGCTACATCAACTTCAGAATTG GAGACGATGTGAACGACACATCGGATGAGTCGACCCAAACTACGCCTCAACGGTCTGACCGCAGTCAAATGATCATCTGGCAGAATACCACCCCCTCTGTGCCCAGCCCTTCCCTCTGA
- the si:dkey-17m8.1 gene encoding C-Jun-amino-terminal kinase-interacting protein 4 isoform X2: protein MEYTDRVLCGTGEVELDPNIVSEEAGKLYSELQTVIETHGEGVVATLVPIFVWVLEGLASCKAQLRDREEEAEREKAEREELLERYQAEKALRKGSQERYLELDDQIEQERRAMKGREKGRERRERELEKKARQQADQLVALEEQKANLSRELSSLRHSHNKLALQCRELLEKRKDSERDSPFRNHLRSKNAESPSPQVLSESSVNEKMIQRPYSHSGPPHLEDLVAKEDKAIDIAAKSTADQFINDIISSTPELAQFHGRVDARPNDEEPPRNESESSLEEEMKGEEEGKGDKEHIEEEGDMHGKDKEEEEEVEEEDSMEWELRNNDSVFSELSELSRDYVESVDRGASVRGSADQFEEILSQYEELKVTYELVDAARRALISRVVELTDDRSALKLELTSLQETVSRLEGRVKEKDDEAKRLRKELESCQPEDPDASSRYFSRAEMARVVMEKNQYKQRLFDLQEAVRLSQTVRATKGVRLTEDRSVWRRFNILFGLSKETLIPPPASVILSPASPSVARSPVRSLQLPAVTQAESASPAALSPRARRKELYREIRTHIWGTLGRRQIHGWSTPLANTQEPHEPAPEPKDVPVLVQLRLLDQRDSTAKLNCAVSVTPEVSGEATCSVWVVSGPASSSDITVIDPAHSNTVLDKFSLPPTAPALCICAVPPIGGTAGTVWIGTQEGSILVHSASVGKRDCLQTVFLSEGVYSLTYSQGQVVAGLADGSLAFFSHGSGGWNLQSHSVVPLGSNPMQPIRCCLAKDGRLWAGYWNRVHVVDIDQKKVEKTFSVSERSEQQVRFLCAGGSGVWASCRLDSILRLFDWFTGRLLQEVDFSALATKTLGQHFLTLSPLQISSLSVISGRLWVGTGGGAIFSIPLSITSAAVSIPYCSIASAQLCYHGHRQAVRFIIAAPGCLMTSPGSSTVTTSQLVLSGGEGYINFRIGDDVNDTSDESTQTTPQRSDRSQMIIWQNTTPSVPSPSL from the exons ATGGAGTACACTGACCGAGTGCTGTGTGGGACAGGGGAGGTGGAGCTAGACCCCAACATTGTCAGTGAAGAGGCTGGAAAACTGTATTCAGAACTACAG ACCGTTATCGAGACCCATGGTGAAGGTGTGGTGGCGACGCTGGTGCCCATTTTTGTGTGGGTGCTGGAGGGGCTGGCCAGCTGTAAAGCCCAGCTGAGAGAccgggaggaggaggcggagagggagaaagctgagcgagaggagctgctggagagatACCAAGCAGAGAAAGCACTAAGGAAAGGAAGTCAAGAG aGGTATCTGGAGCTGGATGACCAAAtcgagcaggagaggagagccatgaaggggagggagaaggggagagaacgacgagagagagagctagagaAGAAAGCAAGACAGCAAGCCGATCAGT TGGTGGCCTTGGAGGAGCAGAAAGCAAATCTAAGTAGAGAGCTGAGCTCACTGAGACATTCTCACAACAAG TTGGCTCTCCAGTGTCGGGAGCTTCTGGAAAAGAGAAAGGATTCTGAGCGGGATTCTCCTTTCAG GAATCACTTGCGTTCCAAGAATGCTGAATCTCCATCCCCTCAAGTTTTGTCAGAATCCAGTGTAAATGAAAAG ATGATTCAAAGACCATATTCACACTCTGGTCCCCCCCATCTGGAGGACCTCGTCGCCAAGGAGGACAAGGCGATAGACATTGCAGCGAAGTCCACCGCGGATCAGTTTATCAATGACATCATAAGCTCCACTCCTGAGCTGGCCCAGTTTCACGGCCGTGTGGATGCAAG ACCTAACGATGAGGAGCCACCAAGAAATGAGTCAGAGAGCAGcttggaggaagagatgaagggg gaggaagagggtaAGGGAGACAAGGAACACATAGAAGAAGAGGGGGACATGCATGGAAAAgataaggaggaggaagaggaggtggaggaagaagatAGTATGGAGTGGGAGCTTCGCAACAACgactctgtgttttctgaactgTCGGAGCTGAGTCGGGATTATGTGGAGAGTGTGGACCGTGGGGCCAGTGTCAGAG GCAGTGCGGACCAGTTTGAGGAGATTCTGTCTCAGTATGAGGAACTGAAAGTCACCTA CGAGTTGGTAGATGCTGCCCGCAGAGCTCTGATATCTCGGGTAGTGGAGCTGACTGATGACCGTTCAGCTCTTAAACTGGAACTCACCTCTCTTCAGGAAACAGTCTCTCGATTAGAGGGGCGGGTGAAGGAGAAGGATGACGAAGCCAAGAG ACTTCGTAAAGAACTGGAATCATGTCAACCGGAGGATCCTGAC GCCTCTTCGCGTTACTTCTCTCGTGCTGAAATGGCTCGTGTTGTTATGGAGAAGAACCAGTATAAGCAGCGTCTGTTTGACCTGCAGGAGGCAGTGAGACTTAGTCAGACAGTCAG agcAACAAAGGGAGTGAGGTTAACAGAGGACAGGAGTGTTTGGAGAAG GTTCAACATCTTGTTCGGCCTGTCAAAGGAAACCTTAATCCCACCTCCTGCGTCCGTAATCCTCTCGCCAGCTTCCCCATCAGTCGCCCGCTCTCCTGTGAGGTCCCTGCAGCTACCGGCTGTCACTCAGGCTGA GTCTGCTTCTCCAGCTGCTCTCTCACCTCGTGCCAGGAGGAAGGAGCTCTACAGAGAAATCCGCACGCACATTTGGGGAACTCTGGGAAGACGGCAGATACATGGCTGGAGCACACCACTGGCAAACACTCAG GAACCCCATGAACCTGCCCCAGAGCCTAAAGATGTGCCGGTTCTAGTGCAGCTCAGGTTGTTGGATCAAAGAGACTCCACTGCTAAG TTGAACTGTGCGGTTTCAGTCACACCTGAAGTCTCCGGAGAGGCCACT TGTTCTGTATGGGTAGTTTCTGGTCCTGCCTCCAGCAGTGATATTACAGTGATTGATCCAGCACACTCCAACACAGTACTGGATAAGTTCAGCCTCCCTCCCACTGCTCCTGCACTCTGCATCTGTGCTGTGCCTCCCATAG GTGGCACGGCAGGAACTGTGTGGATTGGAACTCAGGAAGGAAG taTACTGGTTCATTCGGCCTCTGTTGGCAAGAGGGACTGTCTGCAGACTGTTTTCCTGTCAGAGGGTGTTTATTCACTTAC GTATTCCCAGGGTCAAGTCGTAGCTGGTTTAGCTGACGGGTCCTTAGCGTTTTTCTCACACGGCTCAG gtggcTGGAATCTGCAGTCGCACTCAGTGGTGCCGCTTGGATCAAACCCAATGCAGCCTATTCGCTGCTGTCTTGCAAAAGATGGCCGCTTGTGGGCGGGATACTGGAACAGAGTCCATGTGGTTGACATTGACCAAAAGAAGGTTGAG AAAACGTTCTCAGTGTCTGAGCGCAGCGAGCAGCAGGTTCGTTTCCTGTGTGCCGGTGGAAGTGGTGTTTGGGCCTCATGTCGACTTGATTCAATCCTCAGGCTGTTTGACTGGTTCACTGGACGGCTGCTACAGGAAGTGGATTTTTCCGCTTTGGCCACTAAAACATTAG GCCAACACTTCCTCACACTCTCACCTCTGCAaatctcatctctctctgttaTCTCTGGTCGTCTGTGGGTGGGCACCGGAGGTGGAGCCATTTTCTCCATCCCATTATCCATAA CATCGGCAGCTGTTTCCATTCCATATTGCTCCATTGCATCAGCCCAGCTGTGTTACCATGGACACAGACAAGCTGTCAGATTCATCATTGCTGCGCCTG GTTGTTTGATGACCTCTCCTGGCAGCAGCACTGTTACTACCTCTCAGTTGGTCCTCAGTGGAGGAGAGGGCTACATCAACTTCAGAATTG GAGACGATGTGAACGACACATCGGATGAGTCGACCCAAACTACGCCTCAACGGTCTGACCGCAGTCAAATGATCATCTGGCAGAATACCACCCCCTCTGTGCCCAGCCCTTCCCTCTGA
- the LOC117776213 gene encoding transmembrane protein 238-like, whose protein sequence is MAHKYDGLSHCKLALVFAVLMDLLGVISLLLGVFAPLEIQGRDFGDLLVYSGALLVLLSLAGWVMWYSGNIDGLTSKKELGGTMGGAVDRLARSLSRRIRLPRTRSSPT, encoded by the coding sequence atGGCACACAAGTATGATGGGTTGTCCCACTGTAAGCTGGCCCTGGTGTTCGCGGTGCTGATGGACCTGTTGGGGGTGATATCCCTGCTGCTGGGGGTCTTTGCCCCACTGGAGATCCAAGGGCGGGACTTTGGGGATCTGCTGGTGTACTCGGGAGcactgctggtgctgctgtcCCTGGCTGGCTGGGTCATGTGGTACAGTGGCAACATTGACGGTCTGACCTCCAAAAAGGAGTTGGGGGGAACCATGGGGGGAGCGGTGGACCGCCTTGCCCGCTCCCTGAGTCGCAGAATACGGCTGCCAAGGACTCGCAGCAGCCCAACATAA
- the ccdc106a gene encoding coiled-coil domain-containing protein 106a isoform X2, translating to MENGNRTDAASTSKSHAGSLHLQTPKNEDAYEIAIPYEESNFEQQGFFNQSDQNFDDSPPSAGPSPGNNSYMVITNLRTQLQISLEKNSWLQKRIEDLEEERDFLRCQLDRFIFSTKSQGQEQSQSQYSNGYESRRFNWRVRREEDRPAEQQKSAAEHFPSRQFIQRRPGPPTMVPSKNHVSSPLTNQLASMNALFSSTQSQALLQSHSHSNASTTAGGSSGNSNSGHGSIGPDSLSLLGESEEYLDQDGYLEEEEMISGEDVMQDTLNSNRHQLKRRRVFRAPRERQRVKDAAGVLFRYKKILLTYQRLKNMSKAFQIHGVDRNTVASTTPIAELLLVAPEKVAEVGEFDPSKEKLLDYARRCYTALDEETLSRVQALKKNNLLLPISYRFRH from the exons ATGGAGAACGGAAACAGGACTGATGCTGCTTCCACATCCAAGAGCCACGCAGGCTCCCTCCACCTGCAGA CTCCAAAAAACGAGGATGCTTATGAAATTGCCATCCCCTATGAGGAGAGCAACTTTGAGCAGCAAGGGTTTTTCAACCAGAGTGATCAGAACTTTGATG ATTCGCCCCCATCCGCTGGTCCGTCTCCAGGCAACAACTCATACATGGTGATCACCAACCTGCGCACCCAGCTGCAGATCTCTCTGGAGAAAAACTCTTGGCTTCAGAAAAGAATTGAGGAcctggaagaggagagggattTCCTCCGGTGCCAGCTGGACCGCTTCATCTTTTCCACAAAGAGCCAGGGACAGGAGCAGAGTCAGAGCCAGTACAGTAACG GTTATGAATCCAGGCGATTCAACTGGAGGGTAAGACGAGAGGAGGATCGTCCTGCTG AGCAACAGAAGTCGGCTGCAGAGCATTTCCCCTCACGTCAGTTTATCCAGCGAAGGCCTGGTCCTCCAACTATGGTGCCTTCCAAAAACCACGTCTCCAGTCCGCTAACCAATCAGCTTGCCTCTATGAACGCTTTGTTCAGCTCTACACAATCACAGGCCCTCTTGCAAAGCCATAGCCACAGCAACGCCAGTACGACAGCCGGGGGCAGCAGTGGCAACAGCAACAGTGGACATGGCAGCATAGGTCCAG atTCCCTTTCACTTCTGGGGGAATCTGAAGAGTACTTGGACCAAGACGGGTACCttgaggaggaagaaatgatATCAGGGGAAGATGTAATGCAAGATACCCTTAACAGCAACAGACACCAGTTGAAGAGAAGGCGAGTCTTCCGAGCTCCTAGAGAGCGGCAGAGAG TGAAAGATGCTGCTGGAGTGCTGTTTCGCTACAAGAAAATCCTGCTTACATACCAGCGTCTGAAAAACATGTCCAAAGCCTTCCAAATCCATGGTGTGGACCGCAACACGGTGGCTTCCACTACACCCATAGCTGAGCTTCTATTAGTGGCCCCAGAGAAGGTGGCAGAGGTGGGCGAGTTTGACCCGTCCaaggagaagctgctggacTACGCCCGGCGCTGCTACACTGCCCTGGATGAGGAGACACTCAGCAGAGTGCAGGCCTTGAAGAAGAATAACCTGCTCTTGCCCATCTCCTACAGGTTCAGACACTGA
- the ccdc106a gene encoding coiled-coil domain-containing protein 106a isoform X1 — protein sequence MENGNRTDAASTSKSHAGSLHLQTPKNEDAYEIAIPYEESNFEQQGFFNQSDQNFDDSPPSAGPSPGNNSYMVITNLRTQLQISLEKNSWLQKRIEDLEEERDFLRCQLDRFIFSTKSQGQEQSQSQYSNGYESRRFNWRVRREEDRPAGKEQQKSAAEHFPSRQFIQRRPGPPTMVPSKNHVSSPLTNQLASMNALFSSTQSQALLQSHSHSNASTTAGGSSGNSNSGHGSIGPDSLSLLGESEEYLDQDGYLEEEEMISGEDVMQDTLNSNRHQLKRRRVFRAPRERQRVKDAAGVLFRYKKILLTYQRLKNMSKAFQIHGVDRNTVASTTPIAELLLVAPEKVAEVGEFDPSKEKLLDYARRCYTALDEETLSRVQALKKNNLLLPISYRFRH from the exons ATGGAGAACGGAAACAGGACTGATGCTGCTTCCACATCCAAGAGCCACGCAGGCTCCCTCCACCTGCAGA CTCCAAAAAACGAGGATGCTTATGAAATTGCCATCCCCTATGAGGAGAGCAACTTTGAGCAGCAAGGGTTTTTCAACCAGAGTGATCAGAACTTTGATG ATTCGCCCCCATCCGCTGGTCCGTCTCCAGGCAACAACTCATACATGGTGATCACCAACCTGCGCACCCAGCTGCAGATCTCTCTGGAGAAAAACTCTTGGCTTCAGAAAAGAATTGAGGAcctggaagaggagagggattTCCTCCGGTGCCAGCTGGACCGCTTCATCTTTTCCACAAAGAGCCAGGGACAGGAGCAGAGTCAGAGCCAGTACAGTAACG GTTATGAATCCAGGCGATTCAACTGGAGGGTAAGACGAGAGGAGGATCGTCCTGCTGGTAAAG AGCAACAGAAGTCGGCTGCAGAGCATTTCCCCTCACGTCAGTTTATCCAGCGAAGGCCTGGTCCTCCAACTATGGTGCCTTCCAAAAACCACGTCTCCAGTCCGCTAACCAATCAGCTTGCCTCTATGAACGCTTTGTTCAGCTCTACACAATCACAGGCCCTCTTGCAAAGCCATAGCCACAGCAACGCCAGTACGACAGCCGGGGGCAGCAGTGGCAACAGCAACAGTGGACATGGCAGCATAGGTCCAG atTCCCTTTCACTTCTGGGGGAATCTGAAGAGTACTTGGACCAAGACGGGTACCttgaggaggaagaaatgatATCAGGGGAAGATGTAATGCAAGATACCCTTAACAGCAACAGACACCAGTTGAAGAGAAGGCGAGTCTTCCGAGCTCCTAGAGAGCGGCAGAGAG TGAAAGATGCTGCTGGAGTGCTGTTTCGCTACAAGAAAATCCTGCTTACATACCAGCGTCTGAAAAACATGTCCAAAGCCTTCCAAATCCATGGTGTGGACCGCAACACGGTGGCTTCCACTACACCCATAGCTGAGCTTCTATTAGTGGCCCCAGAGAAGGTGGCAGAGGTGGGCGAGTTTGACCCGTCCaaggagaagctgctggacTACGCCCGGCGCTGCTACACTGCCCTGGATGAGGAGACACTCAGCAGAGTGCAGGCCTTGAAGAAGAATAACCTGCTCTTGCCCATCTCCTACAGGTTCAGACACTGA